GAGGAACGAGCTCGCGGTGGGCTCGGCATCGTTCGGGCGCGGCGTGCAGGCCACCAACCCAGCGGTGCCTACCGCGAGAGCGGCGATAAGCGGGGCGGCGCGATTCATGCCAAGAAAATAGCAGCGCCGGTGTCAAATCCGGCGCTGCGACGCGGGAGGCGCGAAAGGTCTAGCGGGTGACCTTGACCTCCGCTTTGGTGCCCGCGATCTCCTCGAGCCCCTCCTCCTCGGCGATGCGCATGGCGTGCGCGATGAGCGTCTCCACGATCTTGGACTCGGGCACGGTCTCCACGACCTCGCCCTTGACGAAAATCTGGCCCTTGCCGTTGCCGGACGCGACACCGAGATCGGCGTCGCGCGCCTCACCCGGGCCGTTGACGACGCAGCCCATGACGGCGACGCGCAGCGGGAACTCCATGCCTTCCAAGCCAGCCGTAACTTCCTCCGCAAGCGTGTAGACGTCCACCTGCGCGCGACCGCACGACGGGCAGGACACGATCTCAAGCTTGCGCGGACGCAGGTTCATCGACTGCAGGATCTGGTCGCCGACCTTGATCTCCTCGACGGGGTCCGCAGACAGGGAGACGCGGATAGTGTCACCGATACCCTGGGACAAAAGGGCACCGAACGCCACGGAGGACTTGATGGTGCCCATCATCAGCGGGCCCGCCTCTGTCACGCCGAGGTGCAGCGGATAGTCGGTGACCTCAGCGAGCTGGCGGTACGCCTCTACCATGAGAACCGGGTCCGAGTGCTTCACTGATATGGCGATATCACCGTAGCCGTGCTCCTCGAACAACCCAGCCTCGTAGACGGCCGACTCGACGAGTGCCTCCGGGGTGGCCTTGCCGTACTTCTCCAGGAGTCGCTTGTCCAGGGAACCTCCATTGACGCCGATGCGAATCGGGATGCCCGCGTCCCCGGCCGCCTTGGCGACCTCCTTCACGCGGCCGTCGAACTCCTTTATATTGCCCGGGTTGACGCGCACCGCGGCGCAGCCGGCATCGATCGCCGCGAAAATGTACTTCGGCTGGAAGTGGATGTCAGCGATGACCGGGATCGGGGACTTCGCCGCGATCGCCGGCAATGCCTCCGCATCCACGGTCTTCGGGCACGCGACACGCACGATATCGCAGCCGGAGGTGGCCAGCTGCGCGATCTGCTGCAGGGTGGCGTTGATGTCGTGGGTCTTCGTCGTGGTCATCGACTGCACCGTGATCGGGTGGTCGGAGCCGACCCCGACGTTGCCCACCATCAGCTGGCGGGTGATGCGGCGCGGGGCGAGAGTAGGCGGCGGACCTTCAGGGATACCGAGTCCAATGGGCACGTTCATGGTTGCCCACTCTAGCACCGCTACCCGAAAAGCCTGACCGGGTTGACCACGTCGGCGACCATCACAAACACGCCGACCACCAGCAGCAGGCTGGCCATGAAGTACGTCACTGGCATCAGCTTCTCGTAGTTGACGGGCCCGCCCGGGCCGAGGCCGCGCACACGCCGAAAGGCGTCGCGGATCTTCTCGAAGAAGATGACCGCGATGTGCCCGCCGTCAAGGGGTGGCAGCGGAACGAGGTTGAACAGCGCCAGGAAGATGTTGAGCGAGGCGAGCATCATCCAGAACATCTCCCACATGCTGCGCTCCACCAGCTCCCCGCCAGCCCGGGAGGCCCCGATCACGCTGACGGGGCCGCTGACGTCGCGCTCGGCACCGAAGATGGACGCGACAACACCCGGGATCTTCCCCGGGAACGCGACCAGCCCCTCCGCCGTAGCCCGCATCATCTGGCCCGTGAACCTCAACGAGGCGGGAGCCGCCTCCAGCGGCCCGAACGAGGCCATCGCATCGTTGGTCAGGCCGATTGCACCCGCGGCGAACGTCTGGCCGCTCGTTGGGTCGATGCGTTGCACGGAATCGAGCGCGACCGGGATCGACAATTCCTCCCGTCCGCGGCGCACCTCGAGGTTGACGGTCTCACCGGGGCGCTCCATGACGTAGTCCCGCAGGTCGTAGAAGCTGTCGACGCGCTGCCCGTCGACCGCGATGAGCTCGTCCCCGACATGGACGCCGGCTCGGCCCGCCGGGCCCGTTCCGGTGCAGTCCGCGACGTTTTCGGCGTCGACCTGGTCGGAGGTGCACGACAGCTCCCCCACACGCGGGGTGCGGTCGGCGTACGGGTTTGGAATCGCGGCGAGGACAGCGACGAAGTACGTGATCACAATCGCGATAAGGATGTTGACGACTATCCCGCCCGACATCACGGCCACACGTTGCCACCACGGCTTCTTGTACATGGCCAGCGGGAGCTCCTCCGCGGTGAGCGGGTCGGTGGCGGTCATGCCGGCGATGTCGCAGAACCCGCCGAACGGCAGCGCCGCAAGACCGTACTCCGTGTGGCCGCGCTTGGTGGACCACAACGTCGGGCCGAAGCCGATGAAGTAGCGGCGCACGCGCATACCGAAGACGCGAGCGGTCACCAAGTGACCCGCCTCGTGCAAAGCGATCGACACCGCGATGCCGAGCGCGAAGATGGTGACGCCGAGGATTCCCACTAGATTCCCCCGGCGAGCGCGTCGACGCGGGTGTTCGCGCGTGCGCGGGCCTGCTTTTCGACGCCCACAACGTCCTCGAAAGTCACTCCCCGGCCAACCGGGTAACTGGCGAACTCGGACGCGCTGTCCAAAACGTCGGCGATGACGTCTACGATCTGCGGTAACCGGATGCGCCCGGCGAGAAACGCCGCGGCCGCCTCCTCGTTCGCCGCGTTGTAGACCGCCGGGTAACCGTCGCCGGCCGCCGCAACCTCCCGCGCGAGGCGGACCGCGGGAAACGCGGCGTCGTCAAGCGGCTCGAACGTCCAGCTCATGCAATCGCGGAAATCCAGAGCGGGCTGCGCCCCAGGCACCCGGGAGGGCCACGCCAGGGCGTGGGCGATCGGCAGCTTCATCGACGGCGGGGATGCCTGCGCGATCGTCGCGCCGTCGCCGAAGGTGATCATCGAGTGGATGATGGATTGCGGGTGCACGGTGACGTCGATAAGCGCGGGCTCGACTCCGAACAGCAGCGAAGCCTCGATGAGCTCGAGGCCTTTATTCACCAGCGTCGCGGAGTTGAGCGTGTTCATCTGGCCCATCGACCACGTCGGGTGCGCGGCCGCCTGCTCGGGTGTGACATCCCACATCTGCTCGCGCGACCGGCCGCGGAACGGCCCACCCGAGGCTGTGAGGACAAAACGGGCCACCTCGCCGCGCTCGCCCGCGCGCAGGCACTGCGCCATCGCGGAGTGCTCCGAATCCACCGGCACGATCTGGCCTGGCGCAGCGCGATCCAGCACCATCTCACCGCCCGCGACCAGTGACTCCTTGTTCGCCAGCGCAAGCGTGGCCCCGGTGTCAAGCACCGCCAGCGTCGAGGCCAGGCCCAATGACCCGACCAGTGCGTTGAGCACAGTGTCAGCCCTCTGCGACGCCACGAGTTCGACCGGGCTGGTCAACACGTCGCCACCGAGCGCGGCCGACACCTCCCGCGCGGCCTCGGGCCGGGACACCGCGACCTGGTGCGGCTTCAGACCCAGAACCCGCGCCTGCTTGACGACGTTTGCGGGAACGCTTCCCCCAGCCGCAATGCCCACCACCGCGAACTTGTCCCGGTTCGCCGCCACCACCTCGAGGGCCTGAGTGCCGATGGAGCCGGTCGAACCCAGGATCACAATCTCTTTCACCGCAGACATGGTTAGTCATTGTGGCAAAGAACGCACGTTTTAGGGTATTCAATCGCCAACTCTCACCCTCATGTGAGATGATTGGGGGCAATATCAGCAACGTGTAAGGAGAAAGCTGTGGCCACCCACGCGAAGGATAAGGCACCCCAGGTCTACAACGGCGTTTCCGAGGCGGACGTCCCCTCCGCCAAGTTCGGCTGGAGTGAGCTGAGCTCCGGCGCGATCCAGATCGCAGGCTGGATCTCTGTCGCCTTCCTGGTCGCCTACAATTTCGGCAACCATCAGGGCCATGTCGAGACCATCTGGCTCATCACTCTCGCTGTGCTCATCGCCCTCGGCCTCATCCTCTTCGCGGTGCGCCCGCGCCTCAACCAGGTCCGCACCGTCACCGCCCGCAACAAGCCGGTCGGTTACAAGGAGCGTGACTGGGCCTACGACCAGCGCACCCTTTCCGGCGCCTACGCCGACCTCGAAGACGACCACCTTCGCGCGCTAAACATCGACCCGTCACGCGTGAGCCACCTGCGCGCCGTAAAGAACCCGAACAGCAACATCGTTGCCGTTGAGCGCGAGGTCAGCGTGGTCAAGGACCGCTAGGCCCCGTCAAACTAAAACCGGCGCCCGCGGGGCGCCGGTTTTTTGCTGCCTACAGGAACCCCTGCCGGGCAGCTAACCTGTCTTCTCTTCCGCGGCGAGCTGTCCGCAGGCCGCCGCGATCTCCTGGCCTTTGGTGTCGCGCACGGTGCAGGTGACGCCCTGAGCGATGACGCGACGGACGAACTCGTCCTGCCGGGCGCGCGGGGAAGCGTCCCATTTTGACCCCGGGGTCGGGTTGAGCGGGATCAGGTTGACGTGCACTTTCGAGCCGAGCGCGTCGTGCAGTTTCCTGCCCAGCATGTCTGCGCGGAAGTCATGGTCGTTGATGTCGCGGATCAGCGCATACTCGATGGATACACGGCGGCCGGTCTGATCGGCGTAATACGCGGCCGCGTCCAACACGTCGGCGACGGCGAAGCGGTTGTTCATCGGCACCAGCTCGTCGCGCAGCTCGTCGTCCGGCGTGTGAAGGGAAACGGCGAGGGTGCAGGACAGGCCCTCGTCCGCAAGCCTGCGGATCTGCGGTGCAAGGCCCACCGTGGAGACCGTGACGTTGCGCTGCGAGATGCCGAAGCCGTCCGGTGACGGCTGGGTAATCTGGCGCACCGCCGAGACGACGCGGTTGTAATTCGCCAGCGGCTCCCCCATGCCCATGAACACGATATTGGACAGGCGCGATCCCTCTGCTTGCATGCGCGCGGCGGCCGCGCGTACCTGGTCGACGATTTCTGCCGTGGACAGGTTGCGGTCCAGACCGCCCTGCCCGGTCGCGCAGAACGGGCACGCCATGCCGCAACCGGCCTGCGACGAGATACACAGGGTGGCGCGGTCCGGGTAGCGCATCAGCACGGACTCCAGGAGGATGCCGTCGTGCAGACGCCACAACGTCTTGGTGGTGTCACCCTCATCCGTCTCCAGCGTACGGATCTCCGTCAGCAGCGTCGGAAACAGCGCGTCCTTTACCAGCTGACGCTGGCTCTCCGGGAGGTCCGTCATGGTCAGCGGGTCCGCTTCAAACTTACCGTAGTAATGGCGCGCGATCTGGTCGGCGCGGAACTTCGGCAGGCCGAGTTCCTTGAGCGCCTCGACGCGCTCATCCTTGCCTAGGTCGGCGAAGTGCTTTGGCGGCATCCCCCGCTTGGGTGCCAGCAGCTGGATCTTGGGAAAGTCGCTCATAACGTGCCCCAGTGTCCCACGCCGGGCGGGACTTTACTAATTGGGGCGCACCACGCCACCGCTAGAAGGGGTTCAAGAGGGCTGCGGCGTTGAGCAGGATGTACGTCGCGGACGCCGCGGGTAGCATGCCGTCGAGACGGTCCATGATGCCGCCGTGGCCCGGGAGGAGGTTGGACATGTCCTTGATACCGAGTTCGCGCTTGAACTGGCTTTCCACGAGATCACCCATTGTGGCGCACACGACCAGGGCCGCGCCGAGGGCGATGCCAACCCACCACGGCCCCTTGATCAGGTACGTCACAGCGAGCCCACCGGTCACCACACCGAACGCCAGAGAGCCTGCAAATCCCTCCCACGACTTGCTCGGACTGACCGCCGGTGCCATCGGGTGGGTGCCGAACATGACGCCGGCGACGTAGCCGCCGACGTCGGATGCCACCACGCACAGCATGAAGGTGAGGATGAACATGCTGCCCGCCAGCCCACCCTCGTTGATAATCGAGATCATCGCCGCAAACGAGCCGAACAGGGGAATCCAAACCAGCACAAAAATGCCGACTGCGGTGTCGCGCAGGTAGTTCTCCGGCTTTGAGTCAGCGCCCTTGTGGAACAACCGGTGGTACATCAGCACCAACACGGCGAACGCGAATCCGCCGAGCGCACCACCGGAGGCGAAGGGGAAGGACGCCCACAGGATTACCTGGCCGAGGATAACCAGGAGCGTACGCGGCTGGGCGTATCCCGCCTCGCGCAGTCTGGTGAGAACCTCCCACATGGCCAGGCCCACGGCGACTGCCACCAGCGGATACCACGCCAGCGGTCCGACAAGCAGAGCGATGACGACGAGTGTGCCCAGCACGACACCTGTCGTGATCGCATCACGCAAGTCACGGCCGGCGCTGTTTTTCGGCTTGGGTGTCCGGATCCGGAGGGACGAACCGCTCCTGTGCGGCTGCTGCCCGCTTGTCGACGTCACAAAGTCGGCTTTCTCGTTGATGGGGTTTGTCGGGTGGAGCGGGAAGATCTAAACCTCCATCAGTTCCGCTTCCTTCTTGCATACGAGCTCATCGACCTGGGCAACGTACTGCGCGGTGGTCTTGTCCAAGGTTCCTTCAGCGGTCTTGACCTCGTCCTCGCCCGCATCACCGTCCTTCTGAATCTTCTTCAGAGATTCCATGCCGTGGCGGCGGACGTTGCGGATGGACACCTTGCCCTCCTCACCCTTCTGCTTCGCCTGCTTCACCAGGTCGCGGCGGCGCTCCTCGGTGAGCTGAGGGACGGTGACGCGGATGACTTGGCCGTCGTCGGTGGGGTTGACACCGAGGTCAGAGTTGCGTATTGCATTGAGGATCTCGTTGAGCGTCGACATGTCGAACGGCTTGATCAGCAGCATGCGCGGCTCCGGGACGGAGATGGTGGCCATCTGGTTAATCGGCGTCGGCGCGCCGTAGAAGTCGGCGACGACACCGTTGAACATAGCCGGGTTGGCGCGGCCTGTACGGATGGAGACGAGCTCCTCACGGCTGTGGTCCACAGCCTTGGTCATGCGCTCTTCGGCGTCAAGCAAAACGTCATCGATCATGTCATTCAATCCTTGATTCTTCCTTTTCGACTGTTTGTGCAT
This window of the Corynebacterium qintianiae genome carries:
- a CDS encoding DUF2631 domain-containing protein, whose protein sequence is MATHAKDKAPQVYNGVSEADVPSAKFGWSELSSGAIQIAGWISVAFLVAYNFGNHQGHVETIWLITLAVLIALGLILFAVRPRLNQVRTVTARNKPVGYKERDWAYDQRTLSGAYADLEDDHLRALNIDPSRVSHLRAVKNPNSNIVAVEREVSVVKDR
- a CDS encoding M50 family metallopeptidase: MGILGVTIFALGIAVSIALHEAGHLVTARVFGMRVRRYFIGFGPTLWSTKRGHTEYGLAALPFGGFCDIAGMTATDPLTAEELPLAMYKKPWWQRVAVMSGGIVVNILIAIVITYFVAVLAAIPNPYADRTPRVGELSCTSDQVDAENVADCTGTGPAGRAGVHVGDELIAVDGQRVDSFYDLRDYVMERPGETVNLEVRRGREELSIPVALDSVQRIDPTSGQTFAAGAIGLTNDAMASFGPLEAAPASLRFTGQMMRATAEGLVAFPGKIPGVVASIFGAERDVSGPVSVIGASRAGGELVERSMWEMFWMMLASLNIFLALFNLVPLPPLDGGHIAVIFFEKIRDAFRRVRGLGPGGPVNYEKLMPVTYFMASLLLVVGVFVMVADVVNPVRLFG
- the rlmN gene encoding 23S rRNA (adenine(2503)-C(2))-methyltransferase RlmN — protein: MSDFPKIQLLAPKRGMPPKHFADLGKDERVEALKELGLPKFRADQIARHYYGKFEADPLTMTDLPESQRQLVKDALFPTLLTEIRTLETDEGDTTKTLWRLHDGILLESVLMRYPDRATLCISSQAGCGMACPFCATGQGGLDRNLSTAEIVDQVRAAAARMQAEGSRLSNIVFMGMGEPLANYNRVVSAVRQITQPSPDGFGISQRNVTVSTVGLAPQIRRLADEGLSCTLAVSLHTPDDELRDELVPMNNRFAVADVLDAAAYYADQTGRRVSIEYALIRDINDHDFRADMLGRKLHDALGSKVHVNLIPLNPTPGSKWDASPRARQDEFVRRVIAQGVTCTVRDTKGQEIAAACGQLAAEEKTG
- the dxr gene encoding 1-deoxy-D-xylulose-5-phosphate reductoisomerase, which translates into the protein MSAVKEIVILGSTGSIGTQALEVVAANRDKFAVVGIAAGGSVPANVVKQARVLGLKPHQVAVSRPEAAREVSAALGGDVLTSPVELVASQRADTVLNALVGSLGLASTLAVLDTGATLALANKESLVAGGEMVLDRAAPGQIVPVDSEHSAMAQCLRAGERGEVARFVLTASGGPFRGRSREQMWDVTPEQAAAHPTWSMGQMNTLNSATLVNKGLELIEASLLFGVEPALIDVTVHPQSIIHSMITFGDGATIAQASPPSMKLPIAHALAWPSRVPGAQPALDFRDCMSWTFEPLDDAAFPAVRLAREVAAAGDGYPAVYNAANEEAAAAFLAGRIRLPQIVDVIADVLDSASEFASYPVGRGVTFEDVVGVEKQARARANTRVDALAGGI
- a CDS encoding phosphatidate cytidylyltransferase, whose protein sequence is MTSTSGQQPHRSGSSLRIRTPKPKNSAGRDLRDAITTGVVLGTLVVIALLVGPLAWYPLVAVAVGLAMWEVLTRLREAGYAQPRTLLVILGQVILWASFPFASGGALGGFAFAVLVLMYHRLFHKGADSKPENYLRDTAVGIFVLVWIPLFGSFAAMISIINEGGLAGSMFILTFMLCVVASDVGGYVAGVMFGTHPMAPAVSPSKSWEGFAGSLAFGVVTGGLAVTYLIKGPWWVGIALGAALVVCATMGDLVESQFKRELGIKDMSNLLPGHGGIMDRLDGMLPAASATYILLNAAALLNPF
- the frr gene encoding ribosome recycling factor, with product MIDDVLLDAEERMTKAVDHSREELVSIRTGRANPAMFNGVVADFYGAPTPINQMATISVPEPRMLLIKPFDMSTLNEILNAIRNSDLGVNPTDDGQVIRVTVPQLTEERRRDLVKQAKQKGEEGKVSIRNVRRHGMESLKKIQKDGDAGEDEVKTAEGTLDKTTAQYVAQVDELVCKKEAELMEV
- the ispG gene encoding flavodoxin-dependent (E)-4-hydroxy-3-methylbut-2-enyl-diphosphate synthase, which gives rise to MNVPIGLGIPEGPPPTLAPRRITRQLMVGNVGVGSDHPITVQSMTTTKTHDINATLQQIAQLATSGCDIVRVACPKTVDAEALPAIAAKSPIPVIADIHFQPKYIFAAIDAGCAAVRVNPGNIKEFDGRVKEVAKAAGDAGIPIRIGVNGGSLDKRLLEKYGKATPEALVESAVYEAGLFEEHGYGDIAISVKHSDPVLMVEAYRQLAEVTDYPLHLGVTEAGPLMMGTIKSSVAFGALLSQGIGDTIRVSLSADPVEEIKVGDQILQSMNLRPRKLEIVSCPSCGRAQVDVYTLAEEVTAGLEGMEFPLRVAVMGCVVNGPGEARDADLGVASGNGKGQIFVKGEVVETVPESKIVETLIAHAMRIAEEEGLEEIAGTKAEVKVTR